The window AGGTCTGGGCCGAGGGCATCATGGGGTACTGGAGGCCCGCCATGTCGTAGCGGTGCATCTGCGGGATCTGCGGGCTGTTCATGGCGGGGTGCTGCGGGTAGGCCAGCTGCTCCTGCATGAGCGAGTACGCGCCGTTCGTCCAGCCGTTGACGTGCGCGTACCCGTCCATGCGCTGGCCCACGGACACGGCGCCGCCGCCGACGGCCGCGCCCGGCGCCAGGATCCCCCCGGGCAGGGAGTACTTGTCTTTCTTCAGCAGGGTCTTGGTCTTCCGGCGCGGCCGGTACTTGTAATCCGGGTGCTCCTTCATGTGCATGGCGCGCAGCCGCTTGGCCTCGTCGATGAAGGGCCGCTTCTCGGCGTCCGTCAGAAGTTTCCAGTCCGCGCCGAGCCGCTTGCTGATCTCGGAGTTGTGCATCTTGGGGTTCTCCTGCGCCATCTTCCGCCGCTGGCCGCGGGACCAGACCATGAAGGCGTTCATGGGCCGCTTGACGCGGTCCGGGTCGCCGGCGCCGCCGTTCTTGCCGCCCGGCGCCGAGCCCGAGGTGGGCTGCGGGAGGGGACTCTTGATCTCGGTCTCCATCATGCTGTACATTCGGGCGGGTTCGAGGTGGGCTGCGATGTCGCACCCGAGctttcaattaaaaataaaaaatcgctataaaagtaataaaacgcACAAACAGTCGGAGTGAAAGTGCTCGCGGGGGAGGAACTCTGTTCGGGTTCCTCTGCGCGCCACTGCAGAACTCCGCGAACTCTCCACCAGCCTCAGCTGTTAAGAGGCGAGGCGCGGCCATGTGATCGCGCTCGCGGCATAACAATGAGCGGCGTCTCGGCCAATCACGGCGCTCGAACAAGTGCGCGCCCGCTGAACTTTCCTACGGCCCCGCCCCGCACCGCCCCGCCCGGCGTCAAGAAGTTTCGGggttttaatgcttttattCTCATCCACTTAAAACCAAGAGTTTGTTGCTcggaattagtttttttttttttttttttttttataaatcatcAGTATTCAGGTGCGATCGAAAGTATTGGTGGGAAAGTTGTGACGTAGAAACATGGCGCAGGCCAACGCGTCAACAGACGTTTTAAAGCGCTTTAGACAAGTGAATGTAATCGCCGAACCTCTCTTATATTCCACTTTTATTCTTAACGTCATGTAGCAGTATAGTTAACGTTTTTTTTCCGGCTAAGCAGCCGATTGCGTGATGAATTGCGATTTCCAAAGTTTGGAAGTAAAGTTTTATTTCAAGAACTTACTTTTATCCCGACTTCGTCATCTATATTCCAGCAAATAACCATTTCGTGTGGTGTAATAGGGCCATGTAGGGCAGACCAAGTAGAGTTGAAACTCTTTAATAATTTGTCTGGGCGAGATTCGTTCGGCTTCTTGGTTGTTCCGCGCATGCGTACTGGCGTCCTCTTTGAACATGCGGGAATTGAAGGGCGTGAAGGTacgtgaaggttttttttttaaactacgtTTTTCCCACGTTGATTAGCTTGTCTGTTGTATACAAATATTCCACTTTACTTACATATGTAATGCCAATTTAtgataataaaagtttttttactATTGCAGTTGACTGTTAAGGACGCACAAGCTTCTTGTTTATGCCGTAATTATGGAAAATCGGATTATTAACACTGTAGGTTGTACCTGGTGCTGTCCTTTCGACGATGGAataagatgtttttttcttgAATAATTGCTTCAGGGTGTTTCCACACACCGTGGATGAACGGAGCCTCTGCGGCGTCCAGACCGCGCGGACGCTGTGGCGCCGGCGCCCCCTGGCGGACGTCGGGCCGGTGGAGGTTGACGTGAACCCGCGCCGCTTTGAAAGTTTCTCTTCTGAAAGTCGCGGCGGTTAGAGGGTGTCGCCTTCGCCACCCTCCCTCACGTAGGTGAGATTCGCGGCTTCGCACCTCCAGGCGATTCCAGAAGCTTCGGCCATCGAAAAAGTCGCGAAGTCGCGCACCTCGAGTCGGACCATTCACACCAGGGGTTTAACGCTaattacacacacttacacacacacacacacacacacacacatatattcatACGGCTTTTGTTCAAGGCGGCGTTTTAATTTAGCTTATTAATTAAATGGGGGGGGTAATTTGTTCtgtgacccacacacacatttttttattaataaaaaaacgcaaccaataataatactaatcaCGTTGTAACAGTCAAGCTGCGAGATTTTACACCTTGAGCCCACTCGCGTTATCTGCCTGTAAATAAAACTCTAAATGATGGAGACCCCCGCCACCATCGTTATTTCGTGGTTTGTCGTGTGGAGGAAATGATCCCCGCGTGGTCTGCCGGGGGACAGCGGGGGACAGTGCAGGGGACTTTTCTCCTCAATCAATCTCCTAATTAACGAAAGCAAAAGCAGGGGACCACCCTGCGTCTTTAATTCCTTACGAAGAACGTTCAACTAATTTACTCAATACAATTAATTGGAACatgtatttactttattttaatagtgcatatatatataatttaaagaATTGCAATGACAGGTGCATTAATAAGTTAAAATGAGTTTATAAAGTACTTGAATCTGTAGATATTATACCACAAAACCATGTCTAAtatgttgtttattttataacctAATTAAAGTTGATTATTTTACGAATGTAATACAAATAATTAACCAAGGCTTACAGCTCgttctaaaataaaattgcaCTTGTTAGTGAGCAAATAAAGCGTTTCGAGCCTCGTCTCGTGATGCAGAGGACTAATAAGCGCATTGaggttccagaaaaaaaaaagaaaaagacgaaGTGCCGTAATGAGCCGCGGCGCTTTTTAAATTCCAGTTCATTCAGTTTGGCTCTAATTGACACAGAAAGTGGGACGAGTTGTCCCGCATTGTCCCCGCGGTCGCGCGCTTGAATGGGGAGCGTCATTTGAAATTCAATGAAACAGGAAATTGTAACACAATCTGTTAATAACGCGCAGCCGAGGGGggaaatattgttgttgttactgcGCCCAACGCGCTCGGAAAAAAActctaataattattattatcgcGTCCCTCTTGTTCTTTTTCGAATATTCGATTTAATCCCTTTTCCAGCCCTTATTAAAGACCATTGCACTCGAACCGCTCGTTAAATATCCAtttaaccccccacccccaaattaaataatcaataacttatttttttgtttcaaccCAGTGACTGCGGACAAGGCTTTGAGTCGCCATAATTAACAGGGGATGGCTTTTCAATTACGGCGACAATGGCGACAGTGTCATTAAGATTcgcgtgatttttttttcttttttttttttggaggccACGCATGCAAATGAAGATGGAATTTGAACACGGTCTGATATTCCCATTGTGCTGCGTTGAATGGTCGCGTCCCCTCTGGTGTGGACGCAGGTAAAATGTTTTTCACGGGTCACCGGCGGTCATAACATCCGACTGATActtcacacggtgacactgtccACCGCACCAACACGTCAGGACATCATAGGTCTTGGAGTCCACCTCCTCCTAACTgcaataatgattattatatgTAGTGGAGTTTTACCTATGAAATCAATACGTGCTTTAACAGTAAGAGTAAAAGTGTGGATATCTCTGGTTTTCAGAACAGGGTTGAAGATGGTCAGAACCTGCTGGAATTCTGTATAGATAATCAGCCTGTTTGGTGGGTATAGGTGGGGACAGGGAAaatacaggggaaaaaaagttcagACCACTCACTTCCTGTCTCCTGGGAACATCCAACATGGCTCCTTACACTCCAAACTGGTATAAAGAGCCTTGGTCCTTCGAGATCTTAATGTCAGAATACCTGCAGGGCCATGCACACTGATCAAGGTTCTGCGAGATCTGCAAGCAGAAATGCAAAGctgctgagctgtgtgtgtgtgtgtgtgtgtgtgtgtgtgtgtgtgtgtgtgtgtgtgtgtgtggttctaaAACGGTCCTATAAAGACTGCACACACTCCAACTCTGTTCTGGCAGGGGCTAAAAATTGTACAGGagacaatcattttatttaatttcatatttgaaatgaatttgAACATAGACAttacagtagaaaaaaaaaacagaaacaccacAGTGGTGTGCCGAAATCCCTTTTCTGATcccacacagctccagggagGTTGAGGTCAGGGTTCATCAGACTTCTGCTCcaagtaggtgtgtgtgtgtgtgtgtgtgtgtgatctgcacTTCTCCCGGCTGGAGCATCTGTGCTTCAGCATTGGAGGACCCCGCTGCCTTTCGGCCCTTTAAAGGAGTAACCTTGACGTATTACAACTCTTTGTAACAGTTTACTTGCAAAATATCGATTTCTGAAAAACATAAAGCTCCATCGTTTCCTTTCCACACCGATTCTGTTGTCGCAAGGTGCTCGGAGCGAATTTGTGGCCTTACATTTTAGCacagtactgtacacacacacaagcctagATAAAACGCTTTACTCTGCCGATTATAAAGATGATAGTGTTGTGCACCACACACTCCCACATTCCCTGAAGCTGACATGAAGGAGCGTTCTCTCCACAATAAATAAAGACTTTTATCCTCCTGCCGGGGAATGAAAGCGGCCTCACAAGCGTACAGGAGATGTTTCAAGCGG of the Denticeps clupeoides chromosome 18, fDenClu1.1, whole genome shotgun sequence genome contains:
- the sox3 gene encoding transcription factor Sox-3, with product MYSMMETEIKSPLPQPTSGSAPGGKNGGAGDPDRVKRPMNAFMVWSRGQRRKMAQENPKMHNSEISKRLGADWKLLTDAEKRPFIDEAKRLRAMHMKEHPDYKYRPRRKTKTLLKKDKYSLPGGILAPGAAVGGGAVSVGQRMDGYAHVNGWTNGAYSLMQEQLAYPQHPAMNSPQIPQMHRYDMAGLQYPMMPSAQTYMSAASTYGASPAYTQQSLGSMGSVCKTEPSSPPPAITSHSQRACLGDLRDMISMYLPPGGGGDGGADHTSLQGGRLHSVHPHYQSAGTGVTGTLPLTHI